From a region of the Methylocystis hirsuta genome:
- the msrA gene encoding peptide-methionine (S)-S-oxide reductase MsrA: MTIFDELGLSKLLGPIPDREMPVTHGARHFVNGRPLDPPFPLGSEQVVFGMGCFWGAERKFWQAGEGVYVTAVGYAGGTTKNPTYEDVCSGRTGHAEVVRVVYQPPVMTFEQLLRIFWEGHDPTQGMRQGNDAGTQYRSAIYVSTPEQLAAAKDSLAMYQRVLTQAGLGAITTEIRESSPFYYAEEYHQQYLAKNPGGYCGLGGTGLACPLGSCD; the protein is encoded by the coding sequence ATGACGATCTTCGACGAACTCGGTCTTTCCAAGCTGCTCGGGCCCATTCCCGACCGCGAAATGCCTGTGACGCATGGGGCGCGCCATTTCGTCAACGGGCGGCCGCTCGATCCGCCGTTTCCGCTGGGGTCCGAACAGGTCGTCTTCGGCATGGGCTGCTTTTGGGGCGCGGAGCGCAAATTCTGGCAGGCGGGCGAAGGCGTCTATGTGACGGCGGTCGGCTACGCCGGCGGAACGACGAAAAATCCCACCTATGAGGACGTCTGCAGCGGCCGCACCGGCCATGCGGAGGTGGTGCGCGTCGTCTACCAGCCGCCGGTGATGACCTTCGAACAGTTGTTGCGCATCTTCTGGGAGGGTCATGACCCGACGCAGGGCATGCGCCAGGGCAATGACGCCGGCACGCAATATCGCTCGGCCATCTATGTCTCGACGCCGGAACAGCTCGCCGCCGCGAAGGACTCGCTCGCCATGTATCAACGTGTATTGACGCAGGCGGGCCTGGGCGCGATCACGACGGAAATCCGCGAGAGCTCGCCGTTTTATTACGCCGAGGAGTATCACCAGCAGTATCTCGCCAAAAATCCCGGCGGCTACTGCGGACTGGGCGGAACCGGCCTCGCCTGCCCGCTCGGCTCTTGCGACTGA
- the mepA gene encoding penicillin-insensitive murein endopeptidase, translating to MMTGSTLRRLCAALLAFAALAMVNGAPAQDKGALDPKPLPPLANPSSPATPARELFGRAQAAAPLHPDPIGFYSRGCLAGGEPLPINGPHWQVMRLSRNRNWGHPNLIAFLKHFSSKAARESGWPGLLIGDMSQPRGGPMLSGHASHQIGLDADIWLAPMPNRELTREEREELMSTDVVRDDRLDVRSDIWSAGHIALIRAAAMEPAVQRIFVNAAIKRALCRSAQGESWMHKVRPMWGHNYHFHIRLHCPNGSNCRDQDPTPPGDGCDASLAWWFKDEVLRPRTPGGKSWPPMTMAGLPSACREVLRAQ from the coding sequence ATGATGACAGGTTCGACATTGCGCAGGCTTTGTGCGGCGCTACTCGCCTTCGCGGCGCTCGCCATGGTTAACGGCGCGCCGGCGCAGGATAAGGGCGCGCTCGACCCGAAGCCGCTGCCGCCGCTCGCCAATCCGTCCAGTCCGGCGACGCCGGCGCGAGAGCTGTTTGGCCGCGCGCAGGCGGCGGCGCCGCTGCATCCCGATCCGATCGGCTTCTATTCGCGCGGCTGTCTCGCGGGCGGCGAGCCGCTGCCGATCAACGGCCCCCACTGGCAGGTCATGCGCCTGTCGCGCAACCGCAATTGGGGACATCCCAATCTCATCGCCTTCTTGAAGCATTTCTCGTCGAAAGCGGCGCGCGAATCAGGCTGGCCGGGCCTGCTCATCGGCGACATGTCGCAACCGCGCGGCGGGCCGATGCTCTCTGGCCACGCGTCCCATCAGATCGGGCTCGACGCCGACATCTGGCTTGCGCCGATGCCCAATCGCGAATTAACGCGGGAAGAGCGCGAAGAGCTGATGTCGACGGACGTGGTGCGCGACGATCGGCTCGACGTCCGGTCCGACATATGGAGCGCGGGCCACATCGCCCTGATCCGCGCGGCGGCGATGGAGCCGGCCGTGCAGCGCATCTTCGTCAACGCCGCAATCAAACGCGCGCTATGCCGCTCGGCGCAGGGCGAAAGCTGGATGCACAAGGTGCGGCCGATGTGGGGCCACAACTACCATTTCCACATCCGGCTTCACTGCCCCAACGGCTCCAACTGCCGCGACCAGGACCCGACGCCGCCGGGCGACGGCTGCGATGCGTCGCTCGCCTGGTGGTTCAAGGATGAGGTGCTGCGCCCAAGAACGCCGGGCGGCAAGAGCTGGCCCCCGATGACCATGGCGGGATTGCCGTCAGCCTGCCGCGAGGTTTTGCGCGCGCAATAG
- a CDS encoding DUF1624 domain-containing protein: protein MIEGRWQALDAARGIAVLAMVVFHVIWDLAHFGYAPATLPWSTPVRIFGHSIAFAFLFIAGVALVLANRDSIRWPAFWRRFALIGAAAALVTAGTYALFPHAYVFFGILHCIAVASLIAAPLLFAPWPVAFACGAFFLLGGEFFTSSAFNADWLQWIGLSTSEPMTQDWRPLFPWAGALLLGVAAGKLALPVYGKRAGANPRPTSGERTWLPFLGRHSLLIYLAHQPALFALLMGLAYLIPPAVDATDFVASCEARCMEDGGEGKVCHDACQCTAREAIRSRALAGVTDEVERGRRINEIAQKCVANGR, encoded by the coding sequence ATGATTGAGGGCCGATGGCAGGCGCTCGACGCGGCGCGCGGGATCGCCGTCCTGGCGATGGTCGTTTTTCACGTCATCTGGGATCTCGCGCATTTCGGCTACGCGCCGGCGACTCTCCCCTGGTCGACGCCTGTAAGGATCTTCGGCCATTCGATCGCCTTCGCCTTCCTCTTCATCGCCGGCGTCGCGCTGGTCCTCGCCAATCGCGATTCAATACGCTGGCCGGCCTTCTGGCGCCGCTTCGCGCTCATCGGGGCGGCGGCGGCGCTGGTGACGGCCGGCACCTATGCGCTCTTTCCCCACGCCTATGTGTTCTTCGGCATTCTGCATTGCATCGCGGTCGCCAGTCTCATCGCCGCGCCGTTGCTTTTCGCGCCATGGCCAGTCGCGTTCGCTTGCGGCGCCTTTTTCCTTCTCGGCGGGGAGTTCTTCACGTCGTCCGCCTTCAACGCCGATTGGCTGCAATGGATCGGGCTTTCGACCAGCGAACCGATGACCCAGGACTGGCGCCCACTGTTTCCCTGGGCCGGCGCGCTGCTGCTCGGCGTCGCGGCGGGAAAACTCGCTCTCCCCGTTTACGGGAAGAGGGCGGGCGCTAATCCTCGTCCCACAAGCGGCGAGAGGACGTGGTTGCCCTTCCTCGGCCGGCACAGCCTGCTGATCTATCTCGCGCATCAGCCGGCGCTCTTCGCGCTCCTTATGGGCCTCGCCTATCTCATTCCGCCCGCCGTAGACGCGACGGACTTCGTCGCCTCATGCGAAGCGCGCTGCATGGAGGACGGCGGAGAGGGAAAAGTCTGCCACGACGCCTGCCAATGCACGGCGCGGGAGGCGATCCGCAGCAGGGCGCTCGCCGGCGTGACGGATGAGGTCGAGCGCGGTCGCCGGATCAACGAGATCGCGCAAAAGTGTGTGGCGAACGGCAGATGA
- a CDS encoding thiamine pyrophosphate-dependent dehydrogenase E1 component subunit alpha codes for MDNALDVNVRLAMYKQLLRLRLVEDAIARRYSEYEMRCPTHLCTGQEAIPVGVSAHLRTDDLVFSGHRSHGHYLAKGGSLKSMLAELYGRATGCAGGKGGSQHLIDLSCGFMGSAPILASTISVGVGAAWEIAMRGESRVVVVYFGDGATEEGTFHEAMNFASVKRLPVVFVCENNLYSVHSSLDVRQPNRPISALGSAHAMAASHADGNNVETVYRMADEAILRARVGDGPTIMEFTTYRWMEHCGPNGDIELNYRAASELAAWKERDPLTMYREVLIADDLLTPADDMALRRQIDEEVEEAFSFARASAFPCASNLMAHVYPARTRPA; via the coding sequence TTGGATAACGCCTTAGATGTAAATGTCCGCTTGGCGATGTACAAGCAGTTGCTTCGATTGCGGCTGGTCGAGGACGCTATCGCACGTCGCTATAGCGAATATGAAATGCGCTGTCCCACCCACCTCTGCACCGGGCAAGAAGCTATTCCCGTCGGCGTATCGGCCCACCTACGTACGGATGATCTCGTATTTTCGGGACACCGTAGTCACGGCCATTACTTGGCAAAGGGCGGCAGCCTCAAGTCCATGCTCGCGGAACTCTACGGGCGAGCTACGGGTTGTGCAGGCGGAAAGGGGGGTAGTCAGCATCTGATCGACCTGTCGTGCGGCTTCATGGGATCCGCGCCGATCCTCGCCAGCACGATTTCGGTCGGCGTCGGCGCGGCCTGGGAAATTGCGATGAGAGGCGAAAGCCGGGTGGTCGTGGTCTATTTTGGGGACGGCGCCACGGAAGAGGGAACGTTTCACGAAGCAATGAATTTCGCCAGCGTCAAACGTCTTCCGGTCGTCTTCGTATGCGAAAACAACCTCTATTCGGTGCATTCCTCTTTGGATGTACGCCAGCCAAACCGGCCTATCTCGGCCCTCGGGTCCGCGCATGCGATGGCTGCCAGTCACGCCGACGGCAATAACGTCGAGACGGTGTATCGCATGGCGGACGAAGCGATCCTCCGCGCCCGTGTGGGCGACGGCCCCACGATTATGGAATTCACGACTTACCGATGGATGGAACATTGTGGACCGAACGGCGATATCGAACTCAATTACCGCGCCGCTTCCGAACTGGCGGCATGGAAAGAGCGCGACCCACTCACGATGTATCGCGAAGTTCTTATTGCCGATGACCTCCTGACGCCAGCCGACGACATGGCGTTGCGACGACAAATCGACGAGGAGGTCGAAGAAGCATTTTCATTTGCAAGGGCGAGCGCTTTCCCGTGCGCCAGCAATTTGATGGCCCATGTTTATCCGGCGCGGACTCGGCCCGCATGA
- a CDS encoding class I SAM-dependent methyltransferase, producing the protein MGDQVEREGEKQYAEFVAQIRKHGHQRMGLMTSWAYLDDPKRLAFMMARYKFVAKMLEGADHVLEVGCGDGFGTRIVAQAVRKVTAVDFDPEFIEDARAVAGDRYPISFHRHDMVATPFPDRFSGAYSLDVLEHVDRSNEHRFISNIVASLMQDGVCVIGAPSLESQAYASRMSRLGHVNCKTQAELKDTMLRHFRNVFMFGMNDEVLHTGYAKMTHYNIALCAGPIAANS; encoded by the coding sequence ATGGGGGACCAGGTGGAGCGCGAAGGCGAAAAGCAATATGCGGAATTTGTAGCCCAGATTCGCAAGCACGGCCATCAGCGCATGGGTCTGATGACGAGCTGGGCCTATCTCGACGATCCCAAGCGCCTCGCTTTCATGATGGCGCGTTACAAATTCGTGGCGAAGATGCTCGAAGGCGCCGACCATGTTCTCGAGGTTGGCTGCGGCGACGGGTTTGGAACGAGGATCGTGGCTCAGGCGGTCAGGAAAGTGACGGCCGTTGATTTCGACCCGGAGTTTATAGAGGACGCTCGAGCTGTCGCCGGCGATCGTTACCCCATCTCGTTTCACCGCCACGACATGGTTGCGACCCCTTTTCCCGACCGTTTTTCGGGCGCATATAGTCTCGATGTTCTTGAACATGTCGATCGCTCTAACGAACACCGATTTATTTCAAATATCGTAGCGTCACTGATGCAAGACGGAGTTTGCGTCATCGGCGCGCCATCGCTCGAATCGCAGGCCTATGCGTCGCGGATGTCTCGTTTGGGTCATGTGAACTGCAAGACCCAGGCCGAGCTGAAAGACACCATGCTTCGCCACTTTCGAAACGTCTTCATGTTCGGCATGAACGACGAAGTTCTTCATACGGGTTACGCAAAGATGACGCATTACAACATCGCATTATGCGCCGGGCCGATCGCGGCGAATAGTTAG
- a CDS encoding DUF2188 domain-containing protein, translating to MSKKGQHVVPSPGGWSVRKAGASRASSTHVTQQEAIAAATRIARSQGTELYIHGRDGRIRERNSYGNDPHPPKG from the coding sequence ATGTCCAAGAAGGGTCAGCATGTCGTTCCGTCTCCGGGCGGTTGGAGTGTGAGGAAGGCGGGTGCGTCACGTGCGTCGAGCACGCACGTGACGCAGCAAGAAGCCATCGCGGCTGCCACGCGGATCGCGCGGAGCCAAGGAACAGAACTATACATTCACGGGCGGGACGGACGCATTCGTGAACGGAATTCATACGGCAACGATCCTCATCCTCCTAAGGGATGA
- a CDS encoding class I SAM-dependent methyltransferase, with protein sequence MAEVDLLRALPKSRRNITQRGEAKTPETIALSREYGELYFDGPREYGYGGYRYDGRWRPVAKDIIAHFGLAAGARILDVGCAKGFLVKDLMLAEPGLQAFGLDISRYALMHCEPEVVGRLHLGSADALPFPDKSFDCVVSINTIHNFDRAGALRALREIERVSRQSSFVQVDSYRTPEQKSLFESWVLTAKFHDYPQGWIEVFAEAGYTGDYHWTIVE encoded by the coding sequence ATGGCGGAAGTCGATCTGTTGCGCGCGCTGCCAAAATCCCGGCGCAACATCACGCAGCGAGGCGAAGCGAAGACGCCCGAGACCATTGCGCTTTCGCGAGAATATGGGGAGCTCTATTTCGACGGGCCGCGAGAATATGGCTATGGCGGCTATCGCTACGACGGGCGCTGGCGACCGGTCGCGAAAGATATCATCGCTCATTTCGGTCTAGCGGCCGGCGCGCGAATTCTCGATGTCGGATGCGCCAAGGGCTTTCTTGTCAAAGACTTGATGCTCGCGGAGCCGGGGCTGCAGGCCTTCGGTCTCGACATATCGCGTTACGCCCTCATGCACTGCGAACCGGAGGTCGTGGGCCGTCTGCACCTCGGCTCCGCCGACGCGCTGCCATTCCCCGACAAGAGCTTCGATTGCGTCGTGAGCATCAACACGATTCACAATTTCGACCGCGCCGGCGCATTGAGGGCCTTGCGTGAGATCGAGCGCGTGTCTCGCCAAAGCTCATTCGTCCAGGTCGATTCGTATCGTACGCCCGAACAAAAGAGTCTTTTCGAAAGTTGGGTGCTGACGGCGAAATTCCACGATTATCCGCAGGGCTGGATCGAAGTCTTTGCCGAAGCCGGCTATACGGGCGACTATCATTGGACGATCGTCGAGTGA
- a CDS encoding alpha-ketoacid dehydrogenase subunit beta — protein sequence MTRQIRYQDAIREAQAQILAADPRTYIIGLGAPGPTGIFGTTKDLQREFGVDRVFDMPSSENAMTGVALGTSLLGRRPIVVHMRVDFALLSMEPLVNQIAKWHYMYGGHMVAPLTIRMIIGRGWGQGPQHSQSLQAWLAHVPGLKVVMPTTAHDVKGMLIAAVADDAPVIVMEHRWLYGVTGVVPEEMYEVPLDQAAVVRSGKDVTLAATSYMTLESLRAADMLSQIGVEADVIDLRSLTPIDLPTLSASIARTGRIVVSDTGHSLFGVCAEVLALVAESCFSQLKSAPGRVGLPHAPTPTSPALADLYYPRALDIARAAAEMLGAAHRLPPEILGEHKWKDTPDPSFTGPY from the coding sequence ATGACTCGGCAGATACGATATCAAGACGCCATCCGTGAGGCGCAGGCGCAAATTCTTGCCGCCGACCCTCGCACCTATATCATCGGGCTGGGCGCGCCCGGTCCGACCGGTATTTTTGGAACTACGAAAGATCTGCAGCGAGAATTCGGAGTAGATCGCGTGTTCGACATGCCGTCGTCCGAAAACGCGATGACCGGTGTGGCGCTCGGCACGTCGTTACTCGGGCGCCGCCCAATCGTCGTTCACATGCGCGTCGATTTCGCGCTCCTATCAATGGAGCCACTCGTCAATCAAATCGCCAAATGGCACTACATGTACGGCGGCCACATGGTTGCGCCGCTGACGATCCGTATGATCATCGGGCGAGGATGGGGGCAGGGCCCGCAACATTCGCAATCGCTGCAGGCGTGGCTGGCCCATGTTCCGGGATTGAAAGTGGTGATGCCTACGACTGCGCACGATGTCAAGGGCATGCTGATAGCCGCGGTCGCCGATGACGCCCCAGTCATCGTGATGGAACATCGCTGGCTCTACGGTGTGACCGGCGTTGTTCCGGAGGAGATGTACGAGGTTCCCCTCGATCAGGCGGCTGTTGTTCGATCGGGGAAGGACGTTACGTTGGCGGCGACATCTTATATGACCTTGGAAAGTCTTCGCGCCGCCGACATGCTGAGCCAAATCGGGGTGGAAGCCGACGTCATCGATTTGAGGAGCCTTACGCCGATCGATCTCCCGACGTTGAGCGCATCCATCGCGCGCACCGGACGCATTGTCGTGTCGGACACAGGGCACTCCCTGTTCGGCGTATGCGCGGAAGTCTTGGCGTTGGTCGCCGAATCGTGCTTTTCCCAACTGAAGAGCGCGCCAGGACGCGTCGGGTTGCCGCACGCCCCAACGCCCACTTCTCCGGCGCTCGCTGATTTGTATTATCCTCGCGCGTTGGACATCGCTCGTGCGGCGGCGGAAATGCTCGGCGCGGCTCATCGCCTGCCGCCTGAAATCCTAGGCGAACATAAATGGAAGGACACACCCGATCCTTCCTTCACGGGACCGTATTGA
- a CDS encoding TIGR04372 family glycosyltransferase — translation MNGDRTGLTEQKLGRHGLFFYPIYALLARILSRLGYRFLHTHIWLIEDFGQLAMDLDVYLKRQILSGRKVKPILLVDGRTPANEALLAHWTRYIHVVRSRAMNFLLRPFLLFPEVVDVIPAYSIAHGGASHNHEIQRIWGNRPPLLQLSEAEIAKGEEQLRAWGMPEGAWFVCVHSREGGFKPVHDWAHSFRNSRIDGYKEAMREIVARGGWCIRVGDATMEPLAPAPGIVDYARSPAKSAWMDIFLLARCRFLLGNTSGVFVISGIFDKRSALANMAPIGAAYSLFPGDITIPKLLQDASGRTLSFGEALADISSEYYLTTEFAERGLRHIDNTPQEIVELGVEMMDRLEGKFVEDPEDAELQARFRALMRPEHYSWHSAGRIGAAFLRRHRHLLDALAPLEKGDHGS, via the coding sequence ATGAATGGCGATCGAACAGGCCTCACCGAACAAAAGTTGGGGCGTCACGGTCTTTTCTTTTACCCAATTTACGCCCTTTTGGCGCGAATCCTCAGCCGCTTAGGGTATCGCTTTCTGCACACGCATATCTGGCTGATCGAGGATTTCGGCCAGCTCGCGATGGACCTAGACGTCTATTTAAAGCGGCAAATCCTCTCGGGACGAAAGGTCAAACCAATCCTCCTGGTTGACGGTCGTACGCCCGCCAATGAGGCGCTTTTGGCGCATTGGACGCGCTATATTCATGTCGTGCGCTCACGCGCGATGAATTTCCTGCTGCGGCCATTCTTGCTGTTTCCGGAGGTCGTCGATGTTATTCCGGCGTATTCCATTGCGCACGGAGGAGCGTCGCATAATCACGAAATTCAGCGGATCTGGGGTAACCGGCCGCCGCTTTTACAGCTTTCAGAAGCGGAAATCGCCAAGGGAGAGGAGCAGCTGCGGGCCTGGGGTATGCCGGAAGGGGCCTGGTTCGTATGCGTGCACTCGCGTGAAGGCGGCTTCAAGCCCGTCCACGACTGGGCGCATAGTTTTCGAAATTCACGGATCGACGGTTACAAAGAGGCTATGCGGGAAATCGTTGCTCGCGGAGGCTGGTGCATCAGGGTTGGCGACGCAACAATGGAGCCGCTTGCGCCGGCCCCAGGGATTGTCGACTATGCGCGGTCGCCTGCGAAAAGCGCGTGGATGGATATCTTTCTCCTCGCGCGGTGCCGCTTTTTGCTCGGCAATACCTCTGGCGTTTTCGTGATCTCTGGAATTTTTGACAAGCGGTCGGCGCTCGCCAATATGGCTCCGATTGGCGCGGCCTATTCGCTTTTTCCGGGCGATATAACAATTCCCAAACTGCTTCAGGACGCGAGCGGACGCACTTTGTCTTTTGGTGAGGCGCTGGCGGACATCTCGTCCGAATACTACCTAACCACGGAGTTCGCCGAACGAGGCTTGCGGCATATTGACAATACGCCGCAGGAAATCGTCGAACTTGGCGTGGAAATGATGGATCGGCTCGAAGGAAAATTCGTCGAAGATCCAGAAGACGCCGAATTGCAGGCGCGGTTTCGCGCCTTGATGCGCCCGGAGCATTATTCGTGGCATTCTGCAGGTCGAATCGGGGCCGCTTTCCTGCGTCGTCATCGTCATCTGCTCGACGCGCTGGCGCCCCTTGAGAAAGGGGATCACGGCTCATAG
- a CDS encoding L,D-transpeptidase, which translates to MRFSVILPATVSLIAGLGAANATTHIHINLSTQTMHVQSSSGSYSWPVSTARAGYSTPRGSFAPTGMQPMHYSRKYHMSPMPHSIFFRGGYAIHGSYATGMLGQPASHGCVRLSPGHAAMLYQMVQGEGGRISITGAPPRSHYYASAGRGGGVHYASSRGRSYYGSGYAVADPFAALFGGGLF; encoded by the coding sequence ATGCGTTTTTCAGTCATACTTCCCGCGACGGTTTCTCTGATCGCCGGCCTCGGCGCGGCGAACGCCACCACACACATCCACATCAATCTTTCGACGCAGACCATGCATGTCCAGTCTTCGTCCGGTAGCTATTCGTGGCCGGTGTCGACGGCCCGCGCCGGCTATTCTACGCCGCGCGGCTCATTTGCGCCGACCGGCATGCAGCCCATGCATTATTCGCGCAAATATCACATGTCGCCAATGCCCCACTCGATCTTCTTCCGCGGCGGCTATGCGATTCATGGCTCCTATGCGACGGGGATGCTCGGCCAGCCGGCGTCGCATGGCTGCGTGCGCCTGTCGCCCGGCCACGCGGCGATGCTGTATCAAATGGTCCAGGGCGAAGGCGGCCGCATTTCGATCACCGGCGCGCCGCCACGGAGCCATTACTATGCCAGCGCCGGGCGCGGCGGCGGCGTCCACTATGCGTCCTCGCGCGGCCGTTCCTATTATGGCTCGGGCTACGCAGTCGCCGATCCTTTCGCCGCTTTGTTTGGCGGCGGCCTTTTCTGA
- a CDS encoding GDP-mannose 4,6-dehydratase, which produces MSNKTYAILGGGGSFGIHAALWLLDHASPRKVIGIGRNPLRERAFSLDIDQREGYEYHARHVTYEIDLLLELLDREKPEIIVNFAAQGEGAVSWKHSWRFFETNSMALARLCEELMKRDWLERFIQIGTSEMYGSVDRPVTEDEPIKPSSPYAASKVAFDMHLLSISRFLKFPMNILRPSNAYCPGQLLHRVVPKAIVSGLLGEKLPLHGGGKAEKSYIHARDLGRAIHLVAEGAPLGAVYNVGPSEPTSIRRVVELCAEAVGVPFEQLCEVSGDRLGQDSRYWLDSSAIKRDVGWEPRIDWAEGLSEMVDWARANLPALKRAPRDYTLRG; this is translated from the coding sequence ATGTCGAATAAGACCTATGCAATCCTTGGCGGCGGAGGCAGCTTCGGCATTCACGCCGCACTCTGGCTGCTCGATCACGCTAGCCCGCGAAAAGTGATCGGCATTGGTCGCAATCCGCTGCGCGAGCGCGCGTTCTCGCTGGATATCGATCAGCGCGAAGGATACGAATATCATGCCCGTCACGTGACTTACGAAATCGATCTGCTGCTCGAACTGCTCGATCGCGAAAAGCCGGAGATCATTGTCAATTTCGCAGCGCAGGGAGAGGGCGCCGTCTCCTGGAAGCACTCCTGGCGCTTTTTTGAGACGAATTCGATGGCGCTCGCGCGTCTTTGCGAAGAATTGATGAAACGGGATTGGTTGGAGCGTTTCATTCAGATCGGGACGTCAGAAATGTACGGGTCCGTCGATCGCCCCGTGACGGAGGACGAGCCGATCAAGCCGTCGAGCCCTTACGCCGCCTCCAAGGTCGCTTTCGACATGCATCTTCTGTCGATATCGCGATTCCTCAAGTTCCCGATGAATATTTTGAGGCCGTCGAACGCCTATTGCCCCGGGCAGCTTTTGCATCGCGTCGTGCCCAAGGCGATCGTCTCGGGGCTGCTCGGCGAGAAACTGCCCTTGCATGGCGGCGGCAAGGCGGAAAAGTCCTATATTCATGCGCGGGATCTCGGCCGGGCGATCCATCTCGTTGCGGAAGGCGCGCCGCTCGGTGCCGTCTATAACGTCGGTCCGAGCGAGCCGACTTCGATTCGGCGCGTCGTCGAGCTTTGTGCGGAGGCTGTCGGCGTTCCGTTCGAACAATTGTGCGAGGTCAGCGGCGATCGACTCGGGCAGGACTCTCGCTACTGGCTCGACTCTTCGGCGATCAAGCGCGACGTGGGTTGGGAGCCCCGCATTGACTGGGCGGAGGGCTTGTCGGAAATGGTCGACTGGGCGCGCGCGAATCTTCCCGCTTTGAAACGCGCGCCTCGCGATTACACTTTGCGGGGGTGA
- a CDS encoding SDR family oxidoreductase codes for MLEGGGPRFCVIGGDGAIGAALAKSLRATGSEVLASTRREVIEPLMQFSLDLRADLNNFSMPECDVLVLTASVTKLAQCRSDPETARRVNVDAQLRLAEKAARNGAFVIFLSTAQVFDGTKANVGPKEALGPRSVYGKLKAEAESKLSRLGDSVAIVRLSKVVGPHLDLFQRWRRELSRGEAIEAFEDLFLAPIAMAKVVAGVELIGYRRLGGVWHLGCSEEISYLQTGRHLACRLGADARLVVSASAAMAGIPVEERPLRVSMAPGNLETAIGVRIGDALEELDVGLGFADWARTDIYSKSDMIIPQAT; via the coding sequence ATGCTGGAGGGCGGCGGACCCCGTTTTTGCGTAATAGGGGGCGACGGAGCGATCGGCGCCGCCTTGGCGAAGAGTTTGCGCGCGACAGGTAGCGAGGTCTTGGCCTCGACCAGACGCGAGGTGATCGAGCCGTTGATGCAATTCAGTCTCGATCTTCGGGCGGATTTGAACAATTTTTCGATGCCGGAATGCGACGTCCTCGTATTGACCGCGTCCGTGACAAAGCTCGCGCAATGCAGATCGGATCCGGAAACGGCGAGGCGGGTCAACGTCGACGCGCAGCTCCGGCTGGCCGAGAAAGCGGCAAGGAACGGAGCATTCGTCATCTTTCTGTCGACAGCGCAGGTGTTCGACGGCACGAAGGCCAACGTCGGTCCGAAAGAAGCGCTTGGCCCGCGCTCGGTTTACGGAAAGCTGAAGGCCGAGGCGGAATCGAAATTGTCGCGCTTGGGCGATTCGGTCGCGATCGTCCGCTTGAGCAAAGTCGTTGGCCCGCATCTCGATTTATTCCAGCGTTGGCGCCGCGAATTGTCGCGAGGCGAAGCCATCGAGGCCTTCGAGGATCTGTTTTTGGCGCCAATCGCGATGGCGAAAGTCGTGGCAGGGGTCGAACTTATCGGTTATCGGCGCCTGGGCGGCGTCTGGCATCTGGGCTGTTCTGAGGAAATCAGCTACCTGCAAACAGGACGCCACCTTGCTTGCCGCCTTGGCGCTGACGCGCGATTGGTGGTCTCGGCCAGCGCCGCGATGGCGGGAATTCCTGTCGAGGAGCGGCCGCTGCGGGTCTCCATGGCGCCGGGTAACCTTGAAACCGCTATTGGCGTTCGAATCGGCGACGCCCTAGAGGAACTCGACGTCGGGTTGGGCTTTGCCGATTGGGCGCGAACCGATATTTATTCCAAGAGTGATATGATCATACCCCAGGCGACGTAG